The genomic region GAAAGTGGTTTTGCTGGAACAGCATATGCCGCAAGCCCCAAAGGTTGGATGGACTCCGATATTTTTCACAACTATTTCCTTAAAACGTTATTACCAGCTCTTGGCGATGTTAGACCTGTCTTGCTAATATACGACGGACATAGTACACACGTTAACGTGAAACTTATAGAACTAGCTCGTGAAAATCAGATCACGATCTTAAAACTACCACCACATAGTAGCCATCTGCTACAACCCCTAGATTTGGCAGTCTTTAAATCTCTCAAAAATAACTGGGACAAAGAACTAGTCGTTTGGCAAAGGAAAAATGTAGGTGTGAAAATCCCCAAGAAGAAATTTTCCGAGCTGATAGGCCAAACGTGGAGAAACCTTAGTCCAGATATCATAAAGAATGGTTTTCGGAAAAGTGGAATCTTTCCATTCAATCGTAACGTAATTCCTGAAGAGAAGTTTCATCCTGATGCTTTGGCAAGGTGGAAGAATTCTCAAGCAGAACTCGAAGAGCCTCAATCAAAAGTCAGGGAGTCTCAAGCAGAACTCGAAGAGCCCCATGCAAACCTTGGAGAGCCTCAAGCATCAACATCAAATGGATATACTCCTCACGTTTCAAAATCGAATTTGTTAGATCATATTGGACAAACATCAAGAAGTGAAGTATCTTTTGAGCAGTTATTATTAAATACGGTAAAGCAAACAGATAGGAGTGAGACAAAGGTAAAGAGAAGAAAGGTGGCTAAAGGCGCTGAAGTTATTACTGCAGATGAAGTGTTAGAAAGACTCAATGGTGAACAATTAGAAAAGCAAACAAGTcctttaaagaagaaaaaaaacccTTCAAAGAAGCAAAAAAGACGAAAACGGCAACGGAAAAATAGTTCTAGTAGTGAAAGTTCTAATTCTGAAGAGGAACTTGTTTATATAAACTCAGAAGATGATTTAGATCCCGAAGTTTTTGAAGATGACGACATTGATTGTGAAATGTTTGAAGAATCAAATGAGCAAATTGGCGTGGGACAGTGGGCCTTGGTTCAATACTGTACTAAAAAAAGTGTAAAACATTTTGTAGGACagattattgaaaataccaaCGAAGGATGGCTtctaaaatttacaaaatataggGACAAATATTTCTTCTGGCCCGAAAAAGAAGATACGGATTTAGTAGATAGTGAAAATATCTTAAAAATACTTCCAGAACCACTTAAAAGTCGCCGGGGGGATAATCTCAtcattaaaatcgattttactaaatatcatttttaactgtttgtttaaatgaaaactgt from Tenebrio molitor chromosome 8, icTenMoli1.1, whole genome shotgun sequence harbors:
- the LOC138136571 gene encoding uncharacterized protein — its product is MVRNYQRKTQRASQYTKEILNNAVEEIRRGTLTIYRAHKLFNIPKTTLFYHLNGSRGNKSNTQGRSQAIPIEHETRLAAALKIMESWGFGISRQEVFQIVTEFIKINKIKTPFRDDCPGDDWFMNFKRRQNLSIKKPQSVEYSRKKMTDPFVINNYFDILKKALDDLNLNDSPELIWNLDESSFSHDPYKTKIVGARGKPSSRTTSGPGRENTTILSAVSASGLKAPPLIVFKGKNIWDSWITNEESGFAGTAYAASPKGWMDSDIFHNYFLKTLLPALGDVRPVLLIYDGHSTHVNVKLIELARENQITILKLPPHSSHLLQPLDLAVFKSLKNNWDKELVVWQRKNVGVKIPKKKFSELIGQTWRNLSPDIIKNGFRKSGIFPFNRNVIPEEKFHPDALARWKNSQAELEEPQSKVRESQAELEEPHANLGEPQASTSNGYTPHVSKSNLLDHIGQTSRSEVSFEQLLLNTVKQTDRSETKVKRRKVAKGAEVITADEVLERLNGEQLEKQTSPLKKKKNPSKKQKRRKRQRKNSSSSESSNSEEELVYINSEDDLDPEVFEDDDIDCEMFEESNEQIGVGQWALVQYCTKKSVKHFVGQIIENTNEGWLLKFTKYRDKYFFWPEKEDTDLVDSENILKILPEPLKSRRGDNLIIKIDFTKYHF